Below is a genomic region from Deinococcus koreensis.
CGTGTTCAACGTGAATGCCCTGGCGACCGGCGAGCTGGACGCCGCCCTGGTGCAGAACGACATCACCTACTACGCCTACAAGGGCACCGGCCTGCCCAGCTTCGAGGGCAAGGCCAACGCCAAGCTGCGAACCATGGCCGTGCTGTACCCGGAAGTCCTGCACGTGGTGGCCCGCAAGGACTCCGGCATCCGCTCGATTGCCGACCTGAAGGGCAAGCGCGTGGTCATCGGCGACCTGGGATCGGGCACCGAACAGACCGCCAAGCAGGTGCTGGAGGCCTACGGCCTGGGCTTCGACGATCTGGGTCAGGCGCTGCGTGTTTCCCCTGCCCAGGGCATCACGCTGATGCAGGACAAGCGCGCCGACGCGCTGTTCTACACGGTGGGCGTGGGGGCCAGCGCCATCGCGCAGATCGCCCAGACGGTGCCGGTCAGCCTCGTGCCGGTGGCCGGCAACCAGGCGACCACGCTGCTCAAGAAGTACCCCTTCTACGTGCGCTACAACATCCCCGGCGGAGCCTACAAGGGTGCGGGCGCCACGGTGCCCTCGGTGGCCGTGCAGGCGACCCTGGTGACCACCACCGCCGCCACCGACGACACCGTGTACAAGGCGATGACGGCCATGTTCGGGAACGAGGCCGCCCTCAAGGCCATCCACCCCAGCCTGGCGAACAACTTCTCCTACGCCAAGGCGGTCAAGGGCCTGCCCGCGCCGCTGCACCCCGGCGCCGTCAAGTTCTTCAAGGAAAAGGGCCTGAACGTCAAAT
It encodes:
- a CDS encoding TAXI family TRAP transporter solute-binding subunit; this translates as MKKAVTQLSAVLVLGTAAFALAQGANFLTIGSGSTTGVYFPVATGMAKLVNDAGDGVRANARSTGGSVFNVNALATGELDAALVQNDITYYAYKGTGLPSFEGKANAKLRTMAVLYPEVLHVVARKDSGIRSIADLKGKRVVIGDLGSGTEQTAKQVLEAYGLGFDDLGQALRVSPAQGITLMQDKRADALFYTVGVGASAIAQIAQTVPVSLVPVAGNQATTLLKKYPFYVRYNIPGGAYKGAGATVPSVAVQATLVTTTAATDDTVYKAMTAMFGNEAALKAIHPSLANNFSYAKAVKGLPAPLHPGAVKFFKEKGLNVK